The genomic stretch TCGATCGTGGCGGGGTGTTGGCAGCAATCTACGGCACTTGGGCACTATTAGCCGAAGATGACCGCAAGCAGTTAGCCGGTTACATCATCAATAAATTCCGTGGTGACCCGCAAGTGTTACAACCCGGCTTAGACGAAATTAGCTTACGCACCGGACTGACCAATTTCGGGGTAATAAATTGGATTTCCGGCGTTTGGACAGACGGTGAGGATGCCCTTGAAGTAGCGCGTTGGCCCCAACAAGATCAAAGCCAAGGACTGCGGGTGACTGTAGTCCGATTCCCCCGAATTTCTAATTCCACTGACGTGGATGCCTTGGCGGCGGAGCCTGGAATTACGGTACAAGTCAGCCAATCACCTCTAGACGTCAAGAACGCTGATCTAGTGGTGCTACCAGGAACTAGAGCTACCACCTCAGATTTAGCTTGGATGCGCAACAACGGCATAGCCGAAGCTGTTATTGCTCGCCACAGACAGCGCCAGCCGATATTAGGAATATGCGGCGGCTACGAGATGTTAGCCGAAACTATTGCTGACACTGTCGAAGGTAATGCCGGCAATGTTGACGGTTTAGGAATATTGCCCGTTACGGTGACTTTCTCGAAAGCAAAAACTACTAGACAATCCACCTATAGCTGGCAGGGAAAGACAGTTTCTGGCTACGAGATTCACCACGGCATATTAACTCCTAGAACCTGTTGCGAACCGTTCTTAGATGGCCTGAGAGTGGGAAACACTTTCGCTACCATGCTTCACGGAAGCCTTGAAAATGATGATTTCAGACGTTCTTTATTGACTGAGGTAGCTCAGCTGACAAGAAATGCTTGGCGCCCAGATTCATCTGCCCCTAGCTATGGCCAGCTTCGCGAACAGATGATTGAGGCTTTGGCCTTAGCTATCGAAGAAAATGTTGATCTAAATCGGCTCTTGGAGTTGATGTGAGCACCAAGACTGACCGGTTGAAACCGCGTCTTATCGTCTATACCGGCGAGGGAAAAGGCAAGACCACTGCCGCTTTTGGCATGGGGCTGCGCGCGTGGGCGCAAGGCTGGCGGATCGGGATTTTTCAATTCATCAAGTCAACGAAATGGCGGGTTGGGGAACGAGCCGCTTTCGACGAATTAAATTTGGCACACACCAGCAGCAAAGTGGGTGGATCGGTTGACTGGTTTACTTTAGGTGAGGGCTTCACTTGGCTAAATCACGGTTCAAACGATAGAGAACTGGCTAAGGCTGGCTGGCAACAAGTCAAGCGCGCCTTAGAAAAGCAGAGCTACGATTTTTATCTTCTAGACGAGTTCAACCATGTT from Vaginimicrobium propionicum encodes the following:
- a CDS encoding cobyric acid synthase, producing MANGILIAGTSSDAGKSAVVTGLCRALTNRGLSVAPFKAQNMSNNSMVCPDGAEIGRAQYLQCQAARITPSSLVNPVLLKPGSDRTSHIILNGKPHGKLVAGQYATGRQELAKAAFAAFEELSTRYDFIIAEGAGSPAEINLRSGDYVNIGLARQFNLPVVIVGDIDRGGVLAAIYGTWALLAEDDRKQLAGYIINKFRGDPQVLQPGLDEISLRTGLTNFGVINWISGVWTDGEDALEVARWPQQDQSQGLRVTVVRFPRISNSTDVDALAAEPGITVQVSQSPLDVKNADLVVLPGTRATTSDLAWMRNNGIAEAVIARHRQRQPILGICGGYEMLAETIADTVEGNAGNVDGLGILPVTVTFSKAKTTRQSTYSWQGKTVSGYEIHHGILTPRTCCEPFLDGLRVGNTFATMLHGSLENDDFRRSLLTEVAQLTRNAWRPDSSAPSYGQLREQMIEALALAIEENVDLNRLLELM
- the cobO gene encoding cob(I)yrinic acid a,c-diamide adenosyltransferase, producing the protein MSTKTDRLKPRLIVYTGEGKGKTTAAFGMGLRAWAQGWRIGIFQFIKSTKWRVGERAAFDELNLAHTSSKVGGSVDWFTLGEGFTWLNHGSNDRELAKAGWQQVKRALEKQSYDFYLLDEFNHVLHRGWVDLTEVIETLNARPGHQHVVITGRNAPAELIAAADLVTYMKNVKHPFDKGERGQAGIEW